One genomic window of bacterium includes the following:
- a CDS encoding sigma-54-dependent Fis family transcriptional regulator encodes MLHEHSLRCKEPLVKVNCASFSASMAEAELFGVAKGAATGVRERAGRFEAANGGTLFLDEIADMPLDLQAKILRVVEYQHFERVGSVRSIGIDVRFIFATHQNIEQLVRQGRFRDDLYHRISTVTIEIPPLRERRGDIQLLTEHFLKSFSTKANPPRFESAVLDFFIQHAWPGNVRQLRSVIEFCCLMYPGELIGLDHLPSRLTQSVESDPTENPAGNQERELILRAMQATRGNKTKAALLLGLNLSSLRRRLAKYHIR; translated from the coding sequence ATGCTCCATGAGCACAGCCTACGGTGTAAAGAGCCGTTAGTAAAAGTCAACTGCGCCAGTTTTTCGGCTTCAATGGCCGAAGCAGAATTGTTTGGTGTCGCAAAAGGCGCTGCAACCGGAGTAAGAGAGCGCGCAGGCAGATTTGAGGCTGCAAATGGCGGTACGCTCTTCCTCGATGAAATTGCCGACATGCCTCTTGATTTGCAGGCAAAAATATTGCGTGTCGTTGAGTACCAGCATTTTGAGCGGGTTGGCTCGGTGCGAAGCATTGGCATAGACGTGCGCTTCATTTTTGCTACCCACCAGAACATCGAGCAGTTGGTGCGCCAGGGACGGTTTCGGGACGATCTATATCATCGTATTAGCACTGTAACGATTGAGATCCCTCCGCTGCGAGAGAGAAGGGGAGACATCCAGCTGCTTACAGAGCATTTCTTAAAGTCTTTTTCTACCAAAGCGAATCCTCCGCGATTTGAGAGCGCAGTCCTTGATTTCTTTATTCAGCATGCCTGGCCCGGCAATGTGAGACAACTCCGGAGTGTCATCGAGTTCTGTTGCCTAATGTATCCTGGAGAACTAATTGGTCTGGACCACCTGCCCTCTCGGCTAACTCAGTCTGTTGAGAGTGATCCCACCGAGAATCCAGCCGGCAATCAGGAGCGAGAGCTCATACTCCGCGCCATGCAGGCAACCCGCGGCAATAAGACAAAGGCTGCTCTGCTACTGGGCCTAAATCTCAGTTCACTTAGACGTCGGCTAGCGAAATATCACATACGTTGA
- a CDS encoding protein kinase yields MAIQRDLPYHLDKLLSKHSPFETWMGRDKLSGHRCILKILDKADETTGKAAGKLIETAIQLQKLIRCNCAVTAKRVIEVDGFLVTEYPYLDLAVWENVNREKLICHWKSILQELSLAVDYIHSKGLVHGDLKLENLLICFKEGKCILRLIDLDFLQYEAAELDTVVIGTPGLIAPEVITNHKLLSQSDLYSMGTSLRLAVEKPQSTNDQREEYAKDQILSVAESLTRNDYLHRPRSFLSALQECSVVDNDSASTLNKRLLGMLAVSALRLDERRALRERDSSTFLLTSLHLVGVPKEIQMATNSAARVSLRHTFRAWRAYVSSSRMERYAEFLCLMPPDEATLEFLQRLDAAMQLPAARVEEDQLGQAELVELERLLAMGRPTQALVLSQKYLSKQPNNPLVMNLHSLAAACALAINRQAEALGHFKHMTAFGAEEERYPAMLEAIQSAMRAGDLAEAERLLHLAHTEGAMENQSAIALRLRRFECWMLLSRGKLDEARGAISDLEQRSTVAGDLEIKQITLYLKGILSWRMGAMEAAASALNSALDTAEQHGLAAKSVPVLISLASMSCEQAQYLQAIAHAKKAIQLARTTGQPALLPPAYMAICYSCARLAKFAKGRYWLQQYLCDSQAQTSSGSLLGYFVLRGFLELQEGRFEDAEKSLGWLIEQSKKSSGSPFLLKAYQNLSELAWWRGNLPLAKKFLSLR; encoded by the coding sequence ATGGCAATCCAACGAGATTTGCCCTATCACCTTGATAAACTACTGTCAAAACACTCTCCATTTGAAACCTGGATGGGGAGGGACAAATTAAGCGGCCATCGGTGTATTCTTAAGATCCTCGATAAAGCAGATGAAACAACCGGAAAGGCCGCTGGCAAACTCATAGAAACCGCTATTCAACTTCAAAAACTGATACGCTGCAATTGTGCGGTCACGGCGAAGCGAGTGATTGAAGTTGATGGATTTCTCGTCACAGAGTACCCCTATCTCGACCTCGCAGTATGGGAGAATGTCAATCGCGAGAAACTGATTTGTCATTGGAAGTCAATTCTCCAAGAACTCTCACTAGCAGTTGATTATATTCATTCGAAAGGTCTAGTACACGGGGACCTCAAGCTTGAGAACCTGCTTATCTGCTTCAAAGAAGGTAAGTGCATTCTTCGACTAATTGACTTGGATTTCCTGCAATATGAAGCCGCGGAGTTGGACACCGTAGTCATTGGGACCCCTGGACTTATTGCCCCAGAAGTAATAACAAACCATAAACTACTCTCTCAGTCCGATCTCTATTCTATGGGCACGTCGCTGCGACTCGCTGTGGAGAAGCCCCAATCCACTAATGACCAGAGAGAGGAATATGCGAAAGACCAAATCCTGTCGGTTGCAGAGTCTCTGACTAGAAATGACTATCTGCATCGCCCTCGTTCCTTCTTGAGTGCATTACAAGAATGCAGTGTCGTCGACAATGATTCCGCAAGTACCTTGAACAAGCGATTGCTTGGCATGCTTGCTGTCAGTGCACTCCGACTGGACGAACGTCGCGCGTTAAGGGAGCGAGATAGCAGTACCTTCCTTTTGACATCGCTGCACCTCGTTGGAGTTCCGAAAGAAATACAAATGGCAACGAATTCTGCTGCCAGAGTGTCGCTTAGGCATACTTTCAGAGCCTGGCGAGCTTATGTAAGCAGTTCACGTATGGAAAGATATGCCGAGTTTCTTTGCCTGATGCCACCAGACGAGGCGACCCTCGAGTTTCTTCAAAGGCTGGATGCGGCGATGCAATTGCCTGCCGCTAGAGTCGAAGAGGATCAGCTTGGTCAAGCGGAACTTGTAGAGCTCGAGAGGCTACTTGCAATGGGGAGACCAACACAAGCCTTGGTACTATCACAAAAGTACCTGAGTAAACAACCGAATAATCCACTAGTGATGAACCTTCACAGTTTGGCCGCCGCATGTGCTTTGGCAATAAACCGGCAGGCCGAAGCTCTAGGGCATTTCAAGCACATGACAGCATTTGGCGCGGAGGAGGAACGCTACCCTGCTATGCTCGAAGCAATACAATCGGCTATGCGTGCCGGTGACTTAGCCGAAGCAGAGCGACTATTGCATCTCGCTCACACGGAGGGGGCAATGGAGAATCAGTCTGCAATTGCACTTCGTTTGCGTCGATTTGAATGCTGGATGCTGCTCTCTCGGGGAAAGTTAGACGAAGCAAGGGGGGCAATTTCTGATCTGGAGCAGCGCTCCACGGTCGCGGGTGATCTTGAGATTAAGCAGATCACGCTGTATCTAAAGGGCATTCTTAGTTGGCGAATGGGGGCGATGGAGGCGGCAGCTAGTGCACTAAACAGCGCGTTGGATACGGCTGAGCAACATGGGCTCGCGGCTAAGTCCGTGCCGGTGCTGATAAGTCTGGCATCTATGAGTTGCGAACAAGCACAGTATCTTCAGGCGATTGCACACGCGAAAAAGGCAATACAGCTAGCGCGAACGACTGGGCAACCGGCACTCCTTCCTCCAGCCTATATGGCCATTTGCTACTCGTGCGCCAGGCTTGCAAAGTTTGCAAAGGGCCGATACTGGCTTCAGCAGTATTTGTGTGATTCGCAAGCTCAAACGTCGTCAGGTTCTTTGCTTGGTTACTTTGTCTTGAGGGGATTCTTGGAACTACAAGAGGGAAGGTTTGAGGACGCAGAGAAGTCACTGGGATGGCTTATCGAACAATCCAAAAAGTCCTCAGGATCTCCGTTTCTCCTTAAGGCATATCAAAATCTTTCAGAACTAGCTTGGTGGCGAGGGAACCTACCATTGGCTAAGAAGTTTCTGAGCTTGCGATAG
- a CDS encoding GAF domain-containing protein, giving the protein MTDLHSYHQVLQKLLQFAVDYTGAERGLLLMVKPDRAALHPIASYNCDEQSVRELTEFSSTIPMASLEDTTPVFIDNACNDATTNCYHSVVTHNILSVACVPVVSAGEAVAVLYLDHHLIPALFGSDDRKLMGAIAGIMSVTILAARELRSMASQTVMLRESLLSHGTGPSLITGDSRMLRMLEKLPQVAASAAECLTAWRKRNWQRDTVRYAP; this is encoded by the coding sequence ATGACTGACCTCCATTCTTATCATCAAGTGCTTCAAAAACTGCTCCAATTTGCAGTCGATTACACAGGCGCCGAGAGAGGATTACTACTCATGGTGAAGCCGGATCGGGCTGCACTTCACCCCATTGCGTCTTACAACTGCGATGAACAGAGTGTCCGCGAATTGACCGAATTCAGTAGCACTATTCCGATGGCTAGTCTTGAGGATACAACTCCTGTGTTTATCGACAATGCGTGTAACGACGCCACGACCAATTGTTACCACAGTGTTGTGACTCATAATATACTGTCAGTTGCCTGCGTACCAGTGGTGTCCGCTGGAGAAGCCGTGGCCGTGCTGTACTTGGATCACCATCTGATACCAGCATTATTCGGGAGCGATGACCGCAAGCTAATGGGGGCAATTGCGGGCATAATGTCAGTGACGATTCTAGCTGCTCGCGAATTGCGGTCGATGGCCAGTCAGACAGTTATGTTAAGAGAGAGTTTGTTGAGTCATGGAACAGGACCAAGCCTGATCACAGGCGACTCAAGAATGCTGAGAATGCTGGAAAAACTACCACAAGTAGCGGCCAGCGCGGCTGAGTGTCTTACTGCTTGGAGAAAGCGGAACTGGCAAAGAGATACTGTGCGATATGCTCCATGA